In the Ananas comosus cultivar F153 unplaced genomic scaffold, ASM154086v1, whole genome shotgun sequence genome, one interval contains:
- the LOC109705651 gene encoding putative ripening-related protein 4 has product MTLNSFARGGDSGGPSECDGKYDPDHEMVVALSTGWFDRSSRCLKSIRIAAANGRSVLAKVVDECDSAHGCDEEHDFQPPCPNNVVDASPAVWKALGIPEEVGEHRITWSDV; this is encoded by the coding sequence ATGACGCTGAACAGCTTCGCCAGGGGCGGGGACAGCGGGGGCCCGTCGGAGTGCGACGGCAAGTACGACCCCGACCACGAGATGGTGGTCGCGCTGTCGACCGGCTGGTTCGACCGCTCCAGCCGCTGCCTCAAGAGCATCCGCATCGCCGCCGCCAACGGCCGCTCTGTGCTAGCGAAGGTCGTCGACGAGTGCGACTCCGCGCACGGCTGCGACGAGGAGCACGACTTCCAGCCACCGTGCCCGAACAACGTCGTGGACGCCTCGCCGGCCGTGTGGAAGGCGCTCGGGATCCCCGAGGAGGTCGGCGAGCATCGCATCACCTGGTCGGACGTTTGA
- the LOC109705647 gene encoding uncharacterized protein LOC109705647 isoform X2: MLAAAAQPHPLFSLLLLLPHVSLLRLPPPRPLVAAAAAKIRSHHHHHYRRRRRRIAPPRDHSTADDETALDEEDFAPGPATAPAEAEAEGVETGGGLKGSDVLRALQRAVAAKEASPCRGEEEAAASRARARPIWRRRARERPARRDSERLGRQDPGIGEASGRTAGAAILSLAPPLEEE; the protein is encoded by the coding sequence ATGCTTGCGGCGGCGGCCCAACCACACcccctcttctccctcctcctcctcctcccgcaCGTCTCCCTTCTGCGCCTTCCCCCGCCGCGCcccctcgtcgccgccgccgccgcgaagATCCgctcccaccaccaccaccactatcggcggcggcggcggcgaatcGCTCCCCCTCGCGATCACTCAACTGCCGACGACGAGACCGCGCTCGACGAGGAGGACTTCGCGCCCGGCCCCGCCACAGCGCCCGCCGAGGCCGAGGCCGAGGGGGTGGAGACGGGCGGGGGTTTGAAGGGGTCGGACGTCCTGCGAGCGCTGCAGAGGGCCGTCGCCGCGAAGGAGGCGTCCCCTTGCAGgggggaagaagaagcagcGGCAAGCAGAGCGAGAGCAAGACCGATTTGGCGGCGGCGAGCTCGGGAGCGTCCGGCCCGTCGAGATTCGGAGCGATTGGGCCGACAGGATCCCGGAATTGGAGAGGCGAGTGGAAGAACTGCAGGAGCAGCAATATTATCTCTAGCCCCCCCGTTG
- the LOC109705647 gene encoding uncharacterized protein LOC109705647 isoform X1: MLAAAAQPHPLFSLLLLLPHVSLLRLPPPRPLVAAAAAKIRSHHHHHYRRRRRRIAPPRDHSTADDETALDEEDFAPGPATAPAEAEAEGVETGGGLKGSDVLRALQRAVAAKEASPCRGEEEAAASRARARPIWRRRARERPARRDSERLGRQDPGIGEASGRTAGAAILSLAPPLAGSPLYHR; encoded by the coding sequence ATGCTTGCGGCGGCGGCCCAACCACACcccctcttctccctcctcctcctcctcccgcaCGTCTCCCTTCTGCGCCTTCCCCCGCCGCGCcccctcgtcgccgccgccgccgcgaagATCCgctcccaccaccaccaccactatcggcggcggcggcggcgaatcGCTCCCCCTCGCGATCACTCAACTGCCGACGACGAGACCGCGCTCGACGAGGAGGACTTCGCGCCCGGCCCCGCCACAGCGCCCGCCGAGGCCGAGGCCGAGGGGGTGGAGACGGGCGGGGGTTTGAAGGGGTCGGACGTCCTGCGAGCGCTGCAGAGGGCCGTCGCCGCGAAGGAGGCGTCCCCTTGCAGgggggaagaagaagcagcGGCAAGCAGAGCGAGAGCAAGACCGATTTGGCGGCGGCGAGCTCGGGAGCGTCCGGCCCGTCGAGATTCGGAGCGATTGGGCCGACAGGATCCCGGAATTGGAGAGGCGAGTGGAAGAACTGCAGGAGCAGCAATATTATCTCTAGCCCCCCCGTTG